The Corynebacterium confusum genome has a window encoding:
- a CDS encoding M3 family metallopeptidase, with product MLDPSTLDYQLPDFAAISFAHVRPAFDEALRRHDAEVAAIAAAEPSWENTVEALERSGRDIERVMSYFANLLGTDSTPEMQELAGELFPELSAHFDAVYQNEDLYARLKAVTAPEDPESQRLLDYLLRSFARRGADLDAAGKEELTRLNQRLSALSEEFGRHLLDDTKRLAVGFDSAEELRGLPEERVAAARDYAAQAGRTGFVLPLELPTQQAEQARLEDPASRLKLWEASQQRGAESNGAVLTEMVRLRARRAELLGYATHADYVIAEETAGTADAARQLLADLAPAAAANAAAEGKLLSEEAGFHDADFGPADWPFWQSRVRERDYALDEEELRKYFPLDRVLSNGVFQAAHMLYGVTVHPRPDLGGYAPDVDVWEVVDADGTGLGLLLTDYFTRPSKRGGAWMSTFVEQSRLLGTRPVVVNVMNLSKPPAGQPVLLSQDELHTVFHEFGHALHGLLSDVRYPTFSGTNVPRNWVEFPSQINENWALDPRLVKAYAFHVDTGEPIPDKTLEALGRAREFGQGFATVEYLAAAVIDLAWHSLPAAEAEKLVTTPEAIADFEQEALAKVGLGETGIAPRYRSTYFNHIFAGGYSAGYYSYLWAEALDADGFELFRDAESLRAAGQAFREQILSAGASRDFTDAFRQWRGHDKDIRPLLERRGLAGSR from the coding sequence CTGCTTGACCCCTCGACGCTGGATTACCAGCTGCCAGATTTCGCCGCGATTTCTTTTGCGCACGTGCGCCCGGCCTTCGACGAGGCGCTGCGCCGGCACGACGCGGAAGTGGCCGCTATCGCCGCGGCGGAGCCCAGCTGGGAGAACACGGTCGAAGCGCTGGAGCGCTCCGGCCGCGACATCGAGCGCGTCATGAGCTACTTCGCCAACCTGCTGGGCACCGACTCCACGCCGGAGATGCAGGAGCTGGCCGGCGAGCTTTTCCCGGAGCTCTCGGCCCACTTCGACGCCGTCTACCAGAACGAGGATCTCTACGCCCGGCTTAAGGCGGTCACCGCGCCGGAGGATCCCGAGTCCCAGCGCTTGCTGGACTACCTCCTGCGGTCTTTCGCCCGCCGCGGCGCGGACCTGGACGCCGCCGGCAAGGAGGAGCTGACGCGCCTGAACCAGCGCCTGTCCGCGCTGTCGGAGGAATTCGGCCGTCATCTGCTGGACGACACCAAGCGCCTGGCCGTGGGCTTCGACAGCGCCGAGGAGCTGCGCGGCCTGCCGGAAGAACGCGTCGCCGCGGCCCGGGACTACGCCGCCCAGGCGGGCCGGACCGGCTTCGTACTGCCGCTGGAGCTGCCCACCCAGCAGGCCGAGCAGGCGCGCCTGGAGGATCCGGCTTCCCGGTTAAAGCTCTGGGAGGCCTCCCAGCAGCGCGGCGCCGAATCCAACGGCGCGGTGCTGACCGAGATGGTGCGGCTGCGCGCCCGGCGCGCGGAGCTTTTGGGCTATGCCACGCACGCGGACTATGTCATCGCGGAGGAGACCGCGGGTACTGCGGACGCGGCCCGGCAGCTGCTGGCGGACCTGGCGCCGGCGGCCGCGGCCAACGCCGCCGCCGAGGGCAAGCTGTTGAGTGAGGAAGCCGGCTTCCACGACGCGGACTTCGGCCCGGCGGACTGGCCCTTCTGGCAGTCCCGGGTGCGCGAGCGCGACTACGCCCTCGACGAGGAGGAGCTGCGCAAATACTTCCCGCTCGACCGGGTCTTAAGCAACGGGGTTTTCCAGGCCGCGCACATGCTCTACGGCGTGACGGTCCACCCGCGCCCAGACTTAGGCGGCTACGCCCCGGACGTAGACGTCTGGGAGGTCGTGGATGCCGACGGCACCGGCCTGGGCCTGCTGCTGACGGACTACTTCACCCGCCCCTCCAAGCGCGGCGGGGCCTGGATGAGCACGTTTGTGGAGCAGTCCCGCCTGCTGGGCACCCGCCCGGTGGTGGTCAACGTGATGAACCTATCTAAGCCGCCGGCAGGCCAGCCGGTGCTACTGAGCCAGGACGAGCTACACACCGTCTTCCACGAGTTCGGCCACGCCCTCCACGGCCTGCTCTCCGACGTGCGCTACCCGACCTTCTCCGGCACGAACGTGCCGCGGAACTGGGTCGAATTCCCCAGCCAGATCAATGAAAACTGGGCGCTGGATCCCCGCCTGGTGAAGGCCTATGCCTTCCACGTGGACACCGGCGAGCCCATCCCCGACAAGACCCTGGAGGCGCTGGGCCGCGCCCGCGAGTTCGGCCAGGGCTTCGCCACGGTGGAATACCTCGCCGCGGCCGTCATCGACCTGGCCTGGCACAGCCTGCCGGCCGCCGAGGCTGAGAAGCTGGTCACCACGCCGGAGGCCATCGCCGACTTCGAGCAGGAGGCCCTGGCGAAGGTGGGCCTGGGCGAGACCGGGATCGCCCCGCGCTACCGCTCGACGTATTTCAACCACATCTTCGCCGGCGGCTACTCCGCGGGCTACTACTCCTACCTGTGGGCAGAGGCCCTCGACGCCGACGGCTTCGAGCTCTTCCGCGACGCAGAGTCGCTGCGGGCAGCCGGGCAGGCCTTCCGTGAGCAAATCCTGTCCGCGGGCGCCTCCCGCGATTTCACCGACGCCTTCCGCCAGTGGCGCGGCCACGACAAGGACATCCGCCCGCTGCTTGAGCGCCGCGGGCTGGCCGGCTCCCGCTAG
- the rplJ gene encoding 50S ribosomal protein L10 — translation MANPKNTADLAELKGKLDAADAFVLTEYRGLTVAQLSELRNNLGFDVDYSVAKNTLFKIAAKEAGIEGLDEHLVGPTAIAFIKGEAVDAAKVMKKFAEDNNAFIVKGGYMDGNALTADQVKAIADLDNRETTLAKLAGAMKGSMAKAAALFNAPATKAVRTVAALQDKKEAEA, via the coding sequence ATGGCAAACCCGAAGAACACCGCAGACCTGGCGGAGCTGAAGGGCAAGCTCGACGCTGCTGATGCGTTCGTGCTGACCGAGTACCGCGGCCTGACCGTGGCACAGCTTTCCGAGCTGCGTAACAACCTGGGCTTTGACGTTGACTACTCCGTCGCCAAGAACACCCTCTTCAAGATCGCTGCCAAGGAAGCTGGCATCGAGGGTCTTGACGAGCACCTAGTCGGCCCGACCGCTATCGCCTTCATCAAGGGCGAGGCTGTCGACGCCGCCAAGGTGATGAAGAAGTTCGCCGAGGATAACAACGCGTTCATCGTCAAGGGCGGTTACATGGACGGCAACGCTCTGACTGCCGACCAGGTCAAGGCCATTGCTGACCTTGACAACCGTGAGACCACGCTGGCCAAGCTGGCTGGCGCTATGAAGGGTTCTATGGCGAAGGCTGCCGCTCTCTTCAACGCTCCTGCAACCAAGGCCGTACGTACCGTTGCGGCTCTGCAGGACAAGAAGGAAGCAGAAGCTTAA
- a CDS encoding polyprenyl synthetase family protein: MTNGPTSFHGSSQSVDLGDPQLNQRVGAGVAAVEELLRTEITQGEDFVHEKALYLAAAGGKRFRPVMALLASEYGPEPGSARVVKAATSVEMVHVATLYHDDVMDEAERRRGVESANSRWGNSVAILAGDALLAHASRLMSQLDTHTVEHFAETFQILVTGQMRETIGAGEANAIEHYRAVIEEKTAVLIASAGYLGAYHSGAAPEHAQALKRIGSAVGMIFQIVDDIIDIFSAPEESGKTPGTDLREGVFTLPVLYALEEDSPAGEQLRELLTGPLEDDATVERAIDLLRQSAGREKALDDVRYYLDQVDTELDRLPDNSATTALRQLASYTVKRVG; this comes from the coding sequence ATGACCAACGGCCCGACATCGTTTCACGGCTCCTCGCAGTCCGTGGACTTGGGAGACCCCCAGCTGAACCAGCGCGTGGGGGCAGGCGTGGCAGCCGTCGAAGAATTGCTGCGCACTGAGATTACTCAGGGAGAGGATTTCGTCCACGAAAAGGCTCTCTACCTCGCGGCAGCCGGCGGCAAGCGCTTCCGCCCCGTCATGGCTTTGCTAGCCAGCGAATACGGCCCCGAGCCCGGCTCCGCCCGGGTGGTCAAGGCCGCCACCTCCGTGGAGATGGTGCACGTGGCCACCCTCTACCACGACGACGTCATGGACGAGGCCGAGCGCCGCCGCGGCGTGGAATCCGCCAACTCCCGCTGGGGCAACTCCGTGGCCATCCTGGCCGGCGACGCCCTGCTGGCGCACGCCTCCCGCCTGATGAGCCAGCTGGATACCCACACCGTTGAGCACTTCGCCGAGACCTTCCAGATCCTGGTCACCGGGCAGATGCGCGAGACCATCGGGGCAGGCGAGGCGAACGCCATCGAGCACTACCGCGCCGTCATCGAGGAAAAGACCGCGGTGCTCATCGCCTCCGCCGGCTACCTGGGTGCCTACCACTCCGGCGCCGCCCCAGAGCACGCGCAGGCGCTCAAGCGCATCGGCAGCGCCGTCGGCATGATCTTCCAGATAGTCGACGACATCATCGACATCTTCTCTGCCCCGGAGGAGTCCGGGAAGACTCCGGGCACCGACCTGCGCGAGGGTGTGTTCACCCTGCCGGTGCTCTACGCCCTGGAGGAAGACAGCCCCGCGGGCGAGCAGCTGCGCGAGCTGCTGACCGGCCCGCTGGAGGACGACGCCACGGTCGAGCGCGCCATCGACCTGCTGCGCCAGTCCGCCGGCCGGGAGAAGGCCCTGGACGACGTGCGCTACTACCTGGACCAGGTGGATACCGAACTGGACCGCCTGCCGGACAACTCCGCCACCACAGCGCTGCGGCAGCTGGCCAGCTACACCGTCAAGCGCGTGGGCTAA
- the rplK gene encoding 50S ribosomal protein L11 has protein sequence MAKKKVSGFIKLQIEAGAANPAPPVGPALGAHGVNIMEFCKAYNAATENQRGNIVPVEITVYEDRSFDFKLKTPPAAKLLLKAAGIKKGSGVPHTDKVGSVTWDQCKEIAQTKFEDLNARDIENGARIIAGTARSMGITVDGAPA, from the coding sequence ATGGCTAAGAAGAAGGTTTCTGGCTTCATCAAGCTGCAGATCGAGGCTGGCGCCGCTAACCCGGCCCCGCCGGTTGGCCCGGCACTGGGTGCCCACGGCGTCAACATCATGGAGTTCTGCAAGGCTTACAACGCCGCAACCGAGAACCAGCGCGGCAACATCGTGCCGGTGGAAATCACCGTCTACGAGGACCGTTCCTTCGACTTCAAGCTGAAGACCCCGCCGGCAGCGAAGCTGCTGCTCAAGGCCGCCGGCATCAAGAAGGGCTCGGGCGTTCCGCACACCGACAAGGTTGGCTCTGTCACCTGGGATCAGTGCAAGGAAATCGCTCAGACCAAGTTCGAGGATCTGAACGCCCGCGATATCGAGAACGGCGCCCGCATCATCGCCGGTACCGCCCGCTCCATGGGCATCACCGTCGACGGCGCGCCGGCCTAA
- a CDS encoding DUF3068 domain-containing protein: MLPKSRIISVIVLGLGIALIAAGALAPVFLDLRAKLPLDAEHTTFSFSDPDGRAQTTSEEGTQPYEGPLAYQLHYDTVDPSGKEDASLRVGQTTVRGTEAEAGDVENLVSAQVWNFPVDRVSGAAQDKARLNHTIASPAAEVAVDGYWLKFPSEAEKTTYPVFDPTLRQAEDAVFAEEQEIDGREIYRYDQEIAPVNVATLYAGMGNTTQFETPDGGTEPGYLFHSGKRSIYVDHATGMVVGMDLDIDDYYGTREGERRADAFVFQASTSDEDRGQLIEQAGQIPDPQAANIARWIGLGLGVVLTIIGLLGILGVFGPRGQKAKRAL; the protein is encoded by the coding sequence ATGCTGCCCAAATCCCGCATCATCTCCGTGATCGTTCTAGGCCTCGGCATCGCTTTGATCGCCGCGGGCGCGCTCGCGCCTGTCTTCCTAGACCTGCGGGCCAAGCTGCCGCTGGACGCCGAACACACCACCTTTAGCTTCAGCGACCCGGACGGCCGGGCGCAGACCACAAGCGAAGAGGGGACGCAGCCCTACGAGGGTCCGCTGGCCTACCAGCTGCACTACGACACCGTGGATCCCTCCGGCAAGGAGGACGCCTCCCTGCGGGTCGGGCAGACCACCGTGCGCGGCACCGAGGCCGAAGCCGGCGACGTGGAGAACCTGGTCAGTGCCCAGGTGTGGAACTTCCCCGTCGACCGTGTCAGCGGCGCGGCGCAAGACAAGGCGCGCCTGAACCACACGATTGCCTCGCCGGCGGCCGAGGTGGCCGTGGACGGCTACTGGCTGAAGTTCCCCTCGGAGGCGGAAAAGACCACCTACCCGGTCTTCGACCCGACCCTGCGCCAGGCCGAAGACGCCGTCTTCGCCGAGGAACAGGAGATAGACGGCCGGGAGATCTACCGCTACGACCAGGAGATCGCGCCGGTCAATGTCGCCACGCTGTACGCGGGGATGGGCAACACTACCCAGTTCGAAACCCCCGACGGCGGAACGGAGCCCGGCTACCTGTTCCACTCCGGCAAGCGCAGCATCTACGTCGACCACGCCACCGGCATGGTGGTGGGCATGGATCTGGACATCGACGACTATTATGGCACCCGGGAGGGCGAGCGTCGCGCGGACGCCTTCGTCTTCCAGGCCTCCACATCTGACGAGGATCGCGGCCAGCTCATTGAGCAGGCCGGCCAGATTCCGGATCCGCAGGCCGCGAACATCGCGCGCTGGATTGGCCTCGGCCTAGGCGTTGTCTTGACCATCATCGGGCTGCTAGGAATCTTAGGGGTTTTCGGTCCGCGCGGCCAGAAGGCCAAGCGGGCTCTCTGA
- the rplA gene encoding 50S ribosomal protein L1, whose translation MSTKSKAYKAAAEKVDFSRLYRPLEAAKLAKETSSKNFDATVDVVVRLGVDPRKADQLVRGTVSLPNGTGKDVRVAVFAEGEKATEAEQAGADIVGTEQLLEAVNAGNLDFDVAIATPDQMAKVGRVARVLGPRGLMPNPKTGTVTNDVAKAISEVKGGKISFRVDKASNLHAILGKASFDAEKLAENYGALIEELNRLKPSASKGIYMKKITISTTNGPGIPVDPSVQKNFAE comes from the coding sequence ATGAGCACCAAATCCAAGGCTTACAAGGCCGCCGCGGAAAAGGTTGACTTTTCCCGCCTGTACCGTCCGCTAGAGGCCGCCAAGCTGGCCAAGGAGACCTCCTCCAAGAACTTCGACGCCACCGTCGACGTGGTCGTGCGCCTGGGCGTTGACCCGCGCAAGGCCGACCAGCTGGTCCGCGGCACCGTCTCCCTGCCGAACGGCACCGGTAAGGACGTCCGCGTGGCCGTCTTCGCCGAGGGCGAGAAGGCTACCGAGGCTGAGCAGGCGGGCGCCGACATCGTCGGCACCGAGCAGCTGCTCGAGGCTGTCAACGCCGGCAACCTGGACTTCGACGTGGCCATCGCCACCCCGGACCAGATGGCCAAGGTCGGCCGCGTGGCCCGCGTGTTGGGCCCGCGTGGTCTGATGCCGAACCCGAAGACCGGCACCGTGACCAACGATGTGGCTAAGGCCATCTCCGAGGTCAAGGGCGGCAAGATCTCCTTCCGCGTGGACAAGGCTTCCAACCTGCACGCCATCCTGGGTAAGGCTTCCTTCGACGCGGAGAAGCTGGCCGAGAACTACGGCGCCCTCATCGAGGAGCTTAACCGCCTGAAGCCGTCCGCCTCCAAGGGCATCTACATGAAGAAGATCACCATCTCGACCACCAACGGTCCGGGCATCCCGGTGGATCCGTCCGTGCAGAAGAACTTCGCTGAGTAA
- the secE gene encoding preprotein translocase subunit SecE — protein MSDNQRPDAGAQRPTGKRQRSGASTTSSADYAKKRGGQVATASPQDEKPGNGVASFLPEVVTEVKKVVWPTGKEMVQYTLVTFGFLIVLTALVWSVDTLTGLGVEWVLTP, from the coding sequence GTGAGCGATAATCAGCGGCCAGATGCTGGCGCACAGCGTCCCACCGGCAAGCGTCAACGCTCCGGCGCCTCTACCACCTCCTCTGCTGACTACGCCAAGAAGCGCGGCGGCCAGGTCGCTACCGCTAGCCCGCAGGATGAAAAGCCGGGCAACGGCGTGGCTTCCTTCCTTCCCGAGGTTGTTACCGAGGTTAAGAAGGTCGTCTGGCCGACCGGCAAGGAAATGGTTCAGTACACCCTGGTGACCTTCGGCTTCCTGATCGTGCTGACCGCTCTGGTCTGGAGCGTCGACACGCTGACCGGCCTCGGAGTTGAGTGGGTACTGACTCCTTAG
- a CDS encoding phytoene desaturase family protein → MTQKRAAVVGAGPNGLTAAARLARAGWAVTVFEAQPTAGGAARSVRDALGPGTTVDFGAAAHPFGLVSPALRELDFDDWLHAPLPLAHPLEGKPAALLRPGVEETAQGLGRDGQRWELIHRPMVEHPERHAANVLRPMAGWPPHPVDLVRFGLRAPWPAQAMSTAFFREEPAQVLTLGSAAHALCPPSKPLTASLGVLFNSFGMADGWPVARGGTQAIIDHLLGQLGAVGGHVLCGRPITSMDELVGTDGRQEWDAVVLDLAPRGVLGIDGLRLPGRVAASLRAWRYGPGVHKVDYRLSAPVPWADPAVGGAGTVHVCGGAEDIELAARQVAAGQLPQRPFVMVCQQAVADPSRGPVLWAYAQVPNGYREAYPGQVTERIEAQIERFAPGFRDVVARRRASSPAQLAAHDANLVGGDIAAGAMSGLQMLARPRLTFDPYRLADGVYMCSAATPPGGGVHGMGGWNCAGRILGQVRS, encoded by the coding sequence ATGACACAAAAGCGCGCGGCGGTAGTAGGGGCAGGACCCAACGGGCTAACGGCGGCCGCGCGGCTGGCCCGGGCTGGCTGGGCGGTCACCGTCTTCGAGGCCCAGCCCACCGCGGGCGGCGCGGCGCGCTCGGTCCGCGACGCCCTCGGGCCGGGCACCACCGTGGACTTCGGCGCGGCCGCGCACCCCTTCGGGCTGGTCTCCCCGGCGTTGCGCGAGCTCGATTTTGACGACTGGTTGCACGCGCCGCTGCCCCTGGCGCACCCCCTGGAGGGAAAGCCCGCCGCGCTGCTGCGGCCCGGGGTCGAGGAGACCGCCCAAGGGCTGGGCCGCGACGGCCAGCGCTGGGAACTCATCCACCGGCCCATGGTCGAGCACCCCGAGCGCCACGCGGCCAATGTCCTGCGGCCGATGGCGGGGTGGCCGCCACACCCGGTGGACCTGGTCCGCTTCGGGCTGCGGGCGCCGTGGCCGGCCCAGGCGATGAGCACAGCTTTCTTCCGGGAAGAGCCGGCCCAAGTTCTGACGCTGGGCTCGGCCGCGCACGCGCTGTGCCCGCCGTCTAAGCCCCTGACGGCCAGCCTCGGCGTCCTTTTCAACTCCTTCGGCATGGCGGACGGCTGGCCCGTCGCCCGCGGCGGCACCCAGGCGATCATCGATCACCTGCTGGGGCAGCTGGGCGCGGTCGGTGGCCACGTGCTGTGCGGGCGGCCTATCACGAGCATGGACGAGCTGGTGGGTACCGACGGCCGGCAGGAGTGGGACGCGGTGGTACTGGACCTGGCCCCGCGCGGCGTGCTGGGCATCGACGGGCTGCGCCTGCCCGGGCGGGTGGCGGCCAGCCTGCGCGCCTGGCGCTACGGGCCCGGGGTGCACAAGGTGGACTACCGTCTGAGCGCCCCGGTGCCGTGGGCGGACCCGGCTGTGGGCGGCGCCGGCACGGTGCACGTGTGCGGCGGGGCAGAAGATATCGAGCTGGCCGCGCGCCAGGTGGCCGCCGGGCAGTTGCCGCAGCGGCCTTTCGTGATGGTTTGCCAGCAGGCGGTGGCAGACCCCTCCCGCGGGCCGGTGCTATGGGCCTACGCGCAGGTGCCCAACGGCTACCGCGAGGCCTACCCGGGCCAGGTCACCGAGCGCATCGAGGCCCAGATCGAGCGCTTCGCGCCCGGCTTCCGCGACGTGGTGGCGCGCCGGCGGGCCAGCTCGCCCGCGCAGCTGGCCGCCCACGACGCGAACCTGGTGGGCGGGGACATCGCTGCCGGGGCGATGAGCGGGCTGCAGATGCTCGCCCGCCCCCGCCTGACTTTCGACCCCTACCGCCTGGCCGACGGGGTCTATATGTGCTCGGCGGCCACCCCGCCCGGCGGCGGGGTGCACGGCATGGGTGGCTGGAACTGCGCGGGCCGGATCCTGGGCCAGGTGCGAAGCTAG
- the nusG gene encoding transcription termination/antitermination protein NusG — protein sequence MSEDNNLENSVESALLESIQDKAADAAESADGTENADGVENADNAATAEAGEGEAPAAAEESAGQVESTDSAPAEGQAEEGAEGEGEVDPEADYRRRLRAFTSELKKRDGKWYIIQCYSGYENKVKTNLDMRAQTLGVEDSIFEVIVPVEQVLEANKDGKKKIVKRKLLPGYVLVRMELNDAAWSVVRDTPGVTSFVGNEGNATEVKPREVAKFLMPNDTAARTGEAAANAAEGEQVVAMPEKEVKKKIAHDFQVGEAVTILSGPLASVSATISEIDEETGKMQGLVSIFGRETPVELSPTAIERIN from the coding sequence GTGAGCGAAGACAACAACCTCGAGAACTCCGTCGAGTCGGCCCTGTTGGAAAGCATCCAGGACAAGGCTGCCGACGCCGCCGAGAGCGCCGACGGCACCGAGAACGCGGATGGCGTCGAGAATGCCGACAACGCCGCTACCGCCGAGGCTGGCGAAGGCGAGGCCCCGGCCGCGGCCGAGGAGAGCGCCGGCCAGGTCGAGTCCACCGACTCCGCGCCGGCTGAGGGCCAGGCCGAGGAAGGCGCCGAGGGCGAAGGAGAGGTCGATCCGGAGGCGGACTACCGCCGCCGCCTGCGCGCTTTCACCTCCGAGCTGAAGAAGCGCGACGGCAAGTGGTACATCATCCAGTGCTACTCCGGCTACGAGAACAAGGTGAAGACCAACCTGGACATGCGCGCCCAGACCCTGGGTGTGGAGGACTCCATCTTCGAGGTCATCGTCCCGGTCGAGCAGGTGCTCGAGGCCAACAAGGACGGCAAGAAGAAGATCGTCAAGCGCAAGCTGCTGCCGGGCTACGTCCTGGTCCGCATGGAGCTCAACGACGCGGCCTGGTCCGTGGTCCGCGACACCCCGGGTGTTACCTCCTTCGTGGGCAACGAGGGCAACGCCACCGAGGTCAAGCCGCGCGAGGTGGCTAAGTTTCTGATGCCGAACGACACCGCTGCGAGGACCGGCGAGGCCGCGGCCAACGCCGCCGAGGGCGAGCAGGTCGTGGCCATGCCGGAGAAGGAAGTCAAGAAGAAGATCGCCCACGACTTCCAGGTGGGCGAGGCCGTGACCATCCTGTCCGGCCCGCTGGCGTCCGTGTCTGCGACCATTTCCGAGATCGACGAGGAGACCGGCAAGATGCAGGGCTTGGTCTCCATCTTCGGCCGCGAGACCCCGGTCGAGCTGTCGCCGACCGCTATCGAGCGCATCAACTAA
- the rplL gene encoding 50S ribosomal protein L7/L12, giving the protein MAKLTKDELIEAFKEMTLIELSEFVKEFEEVFDVEAAAPVAAAVPGAPAAGGDAAAEEKDEFDVVLTDAGAKKIGVIKAVREIVSGLGLKEAKELVESAPKAILEGANKDDAEAAKTKLEEAGASVELK; this is encoded by the coding sequence ATGGCTAAGCTCACCAAGGACGAGCTCATTGAAGCTTTCAAGGAAATGACCCTCATCGAGCTCTCCGAGTTCGTCAAGGAATTCGAAGAGGTCTTCGACGTTGAGGCTGCCGCTCCGGTTGCCGCTGCTGTTCCGGGCGCTCCGGCTGCCGGTGGCGACGCTGCTGCTGAGGAGAAGGACGAGTTCGACGTCGTTCTGACCGACGCTGGCGCCAAGAAGATCGGCGTCATCAAGGCTGTCCGCGAGATCGTATCCGGCCTGGGCCTGAAGGAAGCCAAGGAGCTCGTCGAGTCCGCTCCGAAGGCCATCCTGGAAGGCGCCAACAAGGACGACGCCGAGGCCGCCAAGACCAAGCTGGAAGAGGCTGGCGCTTCCGTCGAGCTGAAGTAG